Within the Terriglobales bacterium genome, the region TCGGCCCCGCCAGGAAACCCGTGAGCGTGTGGTCTTTCAGCACGATGGCCCGCCGCGCCACGCGCACCGCTTCCCTCAGCAGCGCCAGGGGATCGTCCGCATGATGCAGCACGTTCACCAGCATCACCGCGTCAAAACTCTTGTCGGGAAACGGAATGGTCTTGCCGTCGTACAGCTCGATGGGCCGGTAGGTCTTCTTGCGGATCAGCACTTCGATGCCGCGGATGGAAAGGTCCGGCCGCTTCCGGGAAAGCATCTCGTCCAGCAGGCCATCGCCGCAGCCCACGTCGAGCACGGTCGCGTTCTGCGGCACCAGCCGCGCCAGGTGCTCGCTCAGGATGCGCACCCGCCGCGGAAACACGTACCCGGAATGGATGGCGTCCATCAGCCGCATTGCGCGGCCAGTATAAATCCCGTCATGCGGATGCCCGAGCCCTGACGCCCCCAGGCCCTACGTAACGCGCGAGGGCGCGCCGCGACCCAATCTAGTCCGCCACCCGCTCCCACACCGTG harbors:
- a CDS encoding class I SAM-dependent methyltransferase, which encodes MDAIHSGYVFPRRVRILSEHLARLVPQNATVLDVGCGDGLLDEMLSRKRPDLSIRGIEVLIRKKTYRPIELYDGKTIPFPDKSFDAVMLVNVLHHADDPLALLREAVRVARRAIVLKDHTLTGFLAGPTLRFMDRVSNARHGVALPYHYWTYAEWMEACRKLGLTVAEWDKKVGLYPWWASWAFDRELQFVARLELDGK